One Setaria viridis chromosome 5, Setaria_viridis_v4.0, whole genome shotgun sequence genomic region harbors:
- the LOC117855638 gene encoding protein DMP10, with translation MASSPLATVIQMSSHTNATASTTPKGTDEPLTMPMAPSSSGTTTDKVMSSAANLAQLLPTGTVLAYQALSPSFTNHGNCTTSNRWLTAVLVGVLAVFSLFFSFTDSVIGRDRKLYFGVATPHGFNVFNLSEEEEKRELGELQKLRLRPLDYVHAFFTAVVFLTVAFSDVGLQRCFFPNAGVNTNELLKNLPLGMSFLSSFVFLIFPTKRKGIGYNDSTPRQKA, from the coding sequence ATGGCATCTTCTCCTCTGGCCACCGTGATCCAGATGTCTTCGCACACCAACGCCACAGCATCGACGACACCTAAGGGAACCGATGAACCCCTGACCATGCCAATGGCACCAAGCTCTTCCGGGACGACGACAGACAAGGTGATGTCAAGCGCGGCCAACCTGGCGCAGCTCCTGCCGACGGGCACGGTGCTGGCGTACCAGGCGCTGTCGCCGTCCTTCACCAACCACGGCAACTGCACCACCTCCAACCGGTGGCTCACGGCCGTCCTGGTCGGCGTCCTGGCCGTcttctccctcttcttctccttcaccGACAGTGTCATCGGCCGCGACCGCAAGCTCTACTTCGGCGTGGCGACGCCGCACGGGTTTAACGTGTTCAACTtatccgaggaggaggagaagcgggAGTTGGGCGAGCTCCAGAAGCTCCGGCTCCGCCCGCTGGACTACGTGCACGCCTTCTTCACCGCCGTGGTGTTCCTCACCGTGGCGTTCAGCGACGTGGGGCTGCAGAGGTGCTTCTTCCCCAACGCTGGCGTCAACACCAACGAGCTTCTTAAGAATCTGCCGCTGGGGATGTCGTTCCTGTCGAGCTTTGTGTTCTTGATCTTCCCGACCAAAAGGAAGGGCATCGGATACAACGATTCCACTCCCCGCCAGAAGGCATGA